GATTATGAGAGTATGCACAGAAATATATAAGAGTTGCGGCGTTACCATATAGGTGATTGAAATGGCGTGGGGACGTAGGCGCAGACGCGGAAGAAGAGGAAGGTTTCCTAAACCAGTCACTATAGCAAGCCCTCTAAAAGTAGACAGGCTCGTTCCAACTCCCCAAGCAAATCCGCAACCTATCATAATCGAGCCAGCAGAAGTTGAGGCGCTGAGGCTGGTTGACTTGGAGGATCTTTCTCAAGCCGAAGCGGGTGCAAGAATGGGGGTTTCAAGAGGAACGGTGTGGAGATTTCTGCAGAGCGCTAGAAAAAAAATTGCACGGTCCTTGACCGAAGGAAGACCCCTTATTGTTTCAAGCGAAAGGGTATAGTCAGTTTTTAGCTAGTTATTGTTTTTAATAGGTGTAATTCAATACAGTATCTCTGTGGAAAAGATGCTTGTTACAAACAAAGAAATTATGTCAGTTGCTGCCGCTGGAGGTTATGGCGTCGGCGCTTTTAACATAAACAACCTTGAAACAGTGTTAGCTATTGCTGAAGCAACGGTGGAGGAAAAATCGCCAGTCATCGTCGCGGTAACTCCGAGCGCTATCAAATATGGTGGATTAGAATATTTGGCTTCAATAGTGAAAGCCGCGGCGAGAACCGTTCCCCAACCTATGTCCTTACATCTTGACCATGGAAAAGATGTAGAGACCGTGGCTAAGTGTATCAATGTGGGTTTCACTTCGGTGATGATTGATGCGTCTCATCTGAGTTTTGAAGAGAACGTTGCCATGACTAAGACGGTTGTAGGGTTGGCTCATCCGAACGGAGTCGCGGTTGAGGCAGAGCTTGGAAGGCTGGCTGGTGTGGAGGAGTCGACGGTTGAGGAGAAGGATGCGGTGTTGACAGATCCCGATGCGGCTAAAGATTTTGTGGAACGTACAGGGGTGGATGCTTTGGCGGTTGCAATTGGTACTTCGCATGGAGCTTACAAGTTCAAGGGGAAGCCGGAACTGGATTTTGAAAGGTTGAAGGCTATTCGGGAGCGAGTGGATGTTTTACTGGTTTTGCATGGGGCTTCTAGTGTTCCTTCGTGGATAATTGAGAAGGCTACGAAGTATGGAGCAGAATTGGCTGGGGCTAAGGGAATACCTGAGGAGCATATTAAGAAGGCGGTTTCTTTGGGGGTTTCAAAGATTAACATTGACACTGACTTGAGGTTGGCTTTCACTGGTGCGGTCCGCGAGGTCTTGGCTACTTCTCCTAAGCAGTATGATCCGAGGAAGATTTTGGGTCCGGCAAAGGAAGCGATGAAGACGGTTGTTAAGGGTAAGATGCGGTTGTTCGGGAGTTCAGGCAGAGCGCAGTGAAGTTGGAGGAAGAAATGTATGAAGGTTGGAGTTTTAAGCGGGGGAGGGGACGCTCCGGGGATTAATGCTGTTATTAGGGCTGTTGTTAGGAAGGCAATTCAGGAGCATGGCTATGAAACTGTTGGAATTAAAGATGGGTGGCGAGGTTTGGTTGACGGTGATTTTGTTCCTTTAGATTTGAAGGCAACTTCAGGGATGCTTCCTCGCGGGGGGTCTATTCTGGGGACTTCGAGGACTAATCCTTTCAAGCGTGAGGATGGGTGGCGGCGTATTCTGGAGAACGTTGAGAAACATGGGATTGGCGCGGTGGTTGTTATTGGCGGAGATGACACTTTAGGAGTGGCGCATAAGATGTATGAGAAGGGGCTTCCATGTGTGGGTGTTCCCAAGACGATCGATAACGATTTGGCTGCGACTGATTACACTTTTGGTTTTCATACGGCAGTTTCAATTGCGTGTGAAG
The Candidatus Bathyarchaeota archaeon genome window above contains:
- a CDS encoding DUF134 domain-containing protein, which produces MAWGRRRRRGRRGRFPKPVTIASPLKVDRLVPTPQANPQPIIIEPAEVEALRLVDLEDLSQAEAGARMGVSRGTVWRFLQSARKKIARSLTEGRPLIVSSERV
- the fba gene encoding class II fructose-1,6-bisphosphate aldolase; the encoded protein is MLVTNKEIMSVAAAGGYGVGAFNINNLETVLAIAEATVEEKSPVIVAVTPSAIKYGGLEYLASIVKAAARTVPQPMSLHLDHGKDVETVAKCINVGFTSVMIDASHLSFEENVAMTKTVVGLAHPNGVAVEAELGRLAGVEESTVEEKDAVLTDPDAAKDFVERTGVDALAVAIGTSHGAYKFKGKPELDFERLKAIRERVDVLLVLHGASSVPSWIIEKATKYGAELAGAKGIPEEHIKKAVSLGVSKINIDTDLRLAFTGAVREVLATSPKQYDPRKILGPAKEAMKTVVKGKMRLFGSSGRAQ